TTGCCAAGAAGACGGACGACATCGCCGGTGACGGCACCACCACGGCCACCGTGCTGGCCCAGGCGCTGGTCAAGGAAGGCCTGCGCAACGTCGCAGCCGGAGCCGACCCGCTCTCGCTCAAGCGCGGCATCGAGAAGGCCGTCGCGGCCGTCATCGACCAGCTGCTCGTCTCCGCCAAGGAAATTGAGACCAAGGAAGAGATTGCGGCCACGGCCTCCATCTCCGCCGGTGATCCCGAGATCGGTGCACTCATTGCCGAAGCTCTGGACAAGGTTGGCAAGGAAGGCGTCATCACGGTCGAGGAGTCCAACACCTTCGGCCTGGAGCTGGAGCTCACGGAAGGCATGCGCTTCGACAAGGGCTACATCTCCGCCTACTTTGTCACCGACACCGAGCGCCAGGAAACGGTTCTTGAAGACCCGTACATCCTGATCGTCAACTCCAAGATCTCCAACGTCAAGGACCTCGTTGCGGTCCTCGAGAAGGTCATGGCGTCCAACAAGCCGCTGCTGATCATCGCCGAAGACGTTGAAGGCGAAGCACTGGCCACGCTGATCGTGAACAAGATCCGCGGCCTGTTCAAGTCGGTCGCCGTCAAGGCACCGGGCTTCGGCGACCGCCGCAAGGCCCAGCTGGCAGACATCGCCATCCTTACCGGTGGCCAGGTCATCGCCGAGGAAGTCGGCCTGAAGCTGGAAAACACCACGCTCGACCTGCTCGGCAAGGCCCGCAAGGTCGTTGTCACCAAGGACGAGACCACCATCGTTGAAGGTGCCGGCGAAGCCGACGCCATCGCTGGCCGCGTGGCCCAGATCCGCGCCGAGATCGAAAACTCCGATTCCGACTACGACCGCGAGAAGCTGCAGGAACGCCTGGCCAAGCTGGCCGGCGGCGTTGCAGTCATCAAGGCCGGAGCCGCAACCGAAGTTGAGCTCAAGGAACGCAAGCACCGCATCGAAGATGCTGTCCGCAACGCCAAGGCTGCTGTGGAAGAAGGCATCGTCCCCGGCGGTGGCGTTGCCCTCATCCAGGCCGGCGTCAAGGCATTCGAAGGCTTGAACCTGACCGGCGACGAGGCCACTGGCGCCAACATCGTCAAGGTCGCCATCGATGCCCCGATGAAGCAGATCGCCTTCAACGCCGGCTTCGAGCCCGGCGTGGTTGTCGACAAGGTCCGCGGCCTGCCCGTCGGCCACGGCCTGAACGCCGCGACCGGCGTGTACGAAGACCTGCTGGCTGCCGGCGTCAACGACCCGGTCAAGGTGACCCGTTCCGCACTGCAGAACGCGGCCTCCATTGCAGGCCTGTTCCTCACCACCGAAGCCGTTGTGGCCGACAAGCCCGAAAAGGCTGCACCGGCCGGTGGCGGCGACGACATGGGCGGCATGGGCGGCATGGGCGGCATGGGCGGCTTCTAGTCCCCACGCCCTCCCCGATGCTGGTTCGCTAGCGAACCAGCATCGGGGCCCCTCGGGCGCGGGGCCCATATGTGGGTGGTGCCTTGGGTGCCCGGAGTCACCCAGGCGCCTTGGGCGCACATGTGGGTTGGCGCCTTGGGTGCCTGGAATCACCATAGCGAAAGGCACCCCTGCCACACCGGCGGGGGCGCCTTTGGCGTTTAAGGGTCGGAAACTTCTGAAAGTATGTGGACATGACAATTGTTGCGGCAGCCGATGGTTCGGCTTTGGGAAATCCCGGCCCCGCCGGCTGGGCCTGGTACGTGGACGAAACCTGCTGGCGTGCCGGAGGCTGGCCACACGGCACGAACAACATGGGCGAGCTCATGGCCGTGCTGGACCTTTTCCACTCCACCGCGCACCTGCCCGAGGAACCGCTGCACATCCTGTGCGACAGCCAGTACGTCATCAACTGCATCACCAAATGGATGCCAGGCTGGAAGCGCAAGGGCTGGCGTAAGGCTGATGGCAAGCCCGTGCTCAACGTGGACCTCCTGAAGGATATCGACGCCGCCATCGTCGGCAGGAAATACACGTTCGAGTGGGTCAAGGGCCACGCCGGGCACGACCTCAACGAGGCGGCCGACGACCGCGCCCGCGATGCCGCCACCGCCTACCAGGCCAAGCGCGCACCCATCCATGGGCCGGGGTTTGCCGGCGCCGGACCCGGAAGGGCGCCCATGAACCCCGCCGCGGCGGCAGGCCCCGCCACGGGAGCCACGCGCGCCCCGGAGCCGGCGGACATTCCGGAGCAGCCTGACTTGTTTTCCATGTTCGACGACGGCCCCGATCCTGCCTTTCCGCCGGGTCCGGACGCATCACTGCGCGCCGTGGTGGAACTGGAGCGGGAACTGTTGGACCCGGCGGTGCGGGCGGACCCCCTCCGGGCCGGGGAACTGTTGCACCCCGACTTCGAGGAGATTGGCGCGTCCGGGCAGCGGTGGTCGCGCCAGGAGGTCCTGGGCATGTTCTGCGAGGCGGAGGCGGCCGACGCGAGCCTGGAGGTCCTCACGCTGAACCGCCTCGATGCCGCCACGGCCCTGCTGACGTACCGCAGCGTTGACCGGCGGGGGACCGCGCTGCGCAGTTCCATCTGGCAGCGCGAGAACGGCCGTTGGCAGGTCCGGTTCCATCAAGGCACTCTCGAAGCGTAGTGCGGGCGGCGTGCCTTGCTGCGTGCTGCCTGGCGGGTCGTAGTCCGCGCCGGGCCGCCGCCGTCAGCGCGCGGTGAACATCCGGGCGTTCGCGTCCTCCGCTTGGGCGTATTGCGTTGCGGCCATGGACAGGGCCGAGTTGATGCTTTCCAGGGAGGCCTCCACCTTGACTTGGGTGGCGTGCCACTCCTGAAGCAGTGACTGGAAGTTGGTGGCTGCCGCGCCGGTCCAGGTGGATTGCAGGTCCATGAGGTTGCGCTTCATGCCGTCGACCTCCATCCTGATGCGGTCCACCGAACCCTTCACTGCCGTGCTCTTGAGGGCCAGATCGTCGCTGTTGACGTTGAATTGCGGCATGGGTGACTCCTGCAGGTTGGGTTCCACCGGGTGGAATGCTGGTTGGTGCACTTCACGTTAGGACCCACGCTGGCGGCCCACCAGTGCCTGGGCGGCGTTTGTGGGCCCGTCAGTCCCGCGGGCCGCCTGTGGAGGGCGGATTGCCCTGCCTTCCGGTCCGGTCCGCAGCCGGCTCCGCACTCCTGGCCTCAGTCGTTCCCGGGCCGCGGGGCGCCTGCAGCGGCACGGGAGGGACGGCACGGTCAGCTGGCGGCGCGTCCCGGGTCCCGGCGTCGTCCGGTTCCTCAAAGGGGAGCTCGATGGACATGGTGGCGCCGCCGCCGGGCGTCTGCTCCACGCGCACGGTCCCATGGTGGGAGGCCACGATGGCGGCGACGATCGCCAGGCCCAGCCCGCTGCCGCCAGTGTTCCGGTCCCGGGAGGAATCCGCCCGGTAAAAGCGTTCGAAGATCCGCGGGGCTTCCTCCGCGGAGATGCCGGGGCCGTGGTCGCGGATCTTGATGACCGAGGTTTTCCGGCCGTCGGACTGGCGCGTTCCGACCATGATTTCCACCGGTGAGCCCGCGGGGGTGTAGCGCAGGGCGTTGCCCATGAGGTTTGCCACCACCTGGCGCAGCTTGGCCTCGTCGCCGACCGTCGGCGCTGGCATCCCGGCGCCCCCGTCCAGGCCGACCACGGAGAACACACGGTCCCGCGCAGAGGCCCGGGCGTCCAGGACGGCGTCATGGCCGATGATCAGCAGGTCCACGGGCTTGAGCAACAGCGGGCGCTGTTCGTCGATGCGCGCCAGCATGAGCAGGTCCTCGACGAGCTCGCCCATGCGCTTGGCTTCGCTCTCAATGCGGCCCATGGCCGTTCCGACGTCGTCGGGGGTCTGCAGCGCGCCGTGGCGGTACAGTTCGGAAAAGCCGCGGATGGTGACCAAGGGCGTGCGCAGTTCGTGGGAAGCGTCCGCAACAAAGCGGCGCATGCGCGTTTCGGATGCCGTGCGCGCGGCAAACGCATGCTCGATGTGGGCCAGCATGGTGTTCAGGGAGCCGGAGAGCCGGCCAACCTCGGTGGACGGGTTTTCAATGTCGACACGGCGGGAGAGGTCGCCGGCGGCAATGGCGGCTGCGGTCTTTTCCACCCTGCTCAGCGGCCGGAACGAGCGGCTGACAGTCCAGTAGGCGATCATCGTGCCCAGCGTGATGGCCAGGATGGCAACGCCGGTAATGACGATCGCCAGCCGCTCCATGGTGGTGTTCAGGTCTTCATAGGGCAGGCCCACCACGACGTAGCCGGTGTAGAGGCGCTTGGCTCCGAGCGAATCCGTGATCTGGAAACTTTGGGGGGCGATGACGGTGATGCGCCAGGGCGCGCCGCCGTCCGTGCTGGGCACCGTGAACTTTTTTCCGTTCAGGGCCATGGCCTGGGGCATGGAATTCAGCGGATAGACCGGCTTGTCGTTGCCTTGGCGGTTCTGGTCAGCCAGGGCGCCGTCCAGATAGTGGAAGCCCACGTAGTAGTCAAAACCAAAGGGGGACTGCCCGGTGCTTTGGGTATCCACCGTGCCGATCCCGACGATTGACCGTTGGAAGGTGGTCAGCTGCGAATCCAGCTGGTCTTCCAGGAACGTGTGCAGCAGGAGGAACGTTGTGGCGCCGAGTGCCAGCAGCGAAAGCGCCAGCAGCGCGCTGATGATCGCCACCAGCTGAGAGCGCAGCGATGCGTTCTTCCACAACGTGATCAAGGCAGCTAGCGCTTGTCGGCTGTCCGCAGCACGTAGCCCACGCCGCGCTTGGTCTGGATCAGTGCGGGCAGCGAGGCGTCGGTGTCCACCTTTCGGCGCAGGTAGGAAATGTAGGACTCCACAATGGAGGCATCGCCGTTGAAGTCGTATTCCCAGACGTGGTCCAGGATCTGCGCCTTGGACAGCACCCGGTTGGGGTTGAGCATCAGGTAGCGCAGCAGCTTGAACTCGGTGGGCGAGAGTTCCACGGTCTTGCCGGCGCGGCGCACCTCGTGGGCGTCGTCGTCGAGCTCCAGGTCGGCCACGCGCAGCACGGCGTCGTCGTCCTCCATGGGCTGGGTGCGGCGGAGCACGGCGCGGATGCGCGCCACCACCTCGTCCAGGCTGAAGGGCTTGGTCACGTAGTCGTCGCCGCCGACCGTCAGGCCCGTCACCTTGTCCTCGGTGTCGTCCCGCGCGGTCAGGAACAGGACAGGGAAGTGCCTCCCGGCAGCACGCAGGCGCCGCGTGACGGTGAACCCGTCCATGTCCGGCAGCATGACATCCAGCACCGCAAGGTCTGGGTTGTGCTCCTCAGCCGCGGCCAGGGCCTCGCGGCCGTTGGCGGCAGCGACCACTTCAAACCCGGCGAACCGGAGGGAAGTGGAGAGCAGTTCGCGAATGTTGGGCTCGTCGTCAACAACGAGCAGCTTTGCTTCAGGTCCGGTCTTCTTCACCATATAAGTCTCCGACCATTGGCTGGGAATAAGCTGGCTATTCCGTGGATAAGTTCTGCCAGCTTACGCCCAGCAGGCTCCCAGAGACCAGCGGCGAACGGTCTAGGACCGCTCCCCGCTGGTCTTCGCCGCAGGCGGCCCGAACGACGGCGGCGCCCACCCTTTGCCGGGTGCGCGCCGCTTTCGCCCCCGGGGACGGAGCCGGGCGCGGTCAGTAGGGAACGGCGAAGATATCCTTCCGGACGTGGGTGGGTGCGGACGACGGCAGGACCAGCTTTTTCAGGAAGGCCGTGTCTTTGTGTTCCAGGGCCCAGTCCAGCAGGTGCCCGCGCATCGCCTCGAGCACCCGCGCCTGGGAAGACTCGACGGCAAGGTTGCGTTGCTCCCCGGGATCGGCCATGAGATCGTGCAGCTGCTCCCGGTGCAGCCCCCAGCTGTAGACGGTGTACTTGAACCTGCCCTTGATCAAGGCTCGGCCGGTGGTCTGCGGCTTCGAGCCCGATTCAAACAGTGTCTGCACCACCACCGCGTCCGGCTGCCC
This genomic stretch from Arthrobacter dokdonellae harbors:
- a CDS encoding response regulator transcription factor is translated as MKKTGPEAKLLVVDDEPNIRELLSTSLRFAGFEVVAAANGREALAAAEEHNPDLAVLDVMLPDMDGFTVTRRLRAAGRHFPVLFLTARDDTEDKVTGLTVGGDDYVTKPFSLDEVVARIRAVLRRTQPMEDDDAVLRVADLELDDDAHEVRRAGKTVELSPTEFKLLRYLMLNPNRVLSKAQILDHVWEYDFNGDASIVESYISYLRRKVDTDASLPALIQTKRGVGYVLRTADKR
- a CDS encoding ribonuclease HI family protein, producing MTIVAAADGSALGNPGPAGWAWYVDETCWRAGGWPHGTNNMGELMAVLDLFHSTAHLPEEPLHILCDSQYVINCITKWMPGWKRKGWRKADGKPVLNVDLLKDIDAAIVGRKYTFEWVKGHAGHDLNEAADDRARDAATAYQAKRAPIHGPGFAGAGPGRAPMNPAAAAGPATGATRAPEPADIPEQPDLFSMFDDGPDPAFPPGPDASLRAVVELERELLDPAVRADPLRAGELLHPDFEEIGASGQRWSRQEVLGMFCEAEAADASLEVLTLNRLDAATALLTYRSVDRRGTALRSSIWQRENGRWQVRFHQGTLEA
- a CDS encoding WXG100 family type VII secretion target, with product MPQFNVNSDDLALKSTAVKGSVDRIRMEVDGMKRNLMDLQSTWTGAAATNFQSLLQEWHATQVKVEASLESINSALSMAATQYAQAEDANARMFTAR
- a CDS encoding sensor histidine kinase, which codes for MITLWKNASLRSQLVAIISALLALSLLALGATTFLLLHTFLEDQLDSQLTTFQRSIVGIGTVDTQSTGQSPFGFDYYVGFHYLDGALADQNRQGNDKPVYPLNSMPQAMALNGKKFTVPSTDGGAPWRITVIAPQSFQITDSLGAKRLYTGYVVVGLPYEDLNTTMERLAIVITGVAILAITLGTMIAYWTVSRSFRPLSRVEKTAAAIAAGDLSRRVDIENPSTEVGRLSGSLNTMLAHIEHAFAARTASETRMRRFVADASHELRTPLVTIRGFSELYRHGALQTPDDVGTAMGRIESEAKRMGELVEDLLMLARIDEQRPLLLKPVDLLIIGHDAVLDARASARDRVFSVVGLDGGAGMPAPTVGDEAKLRQVVANLMGNALRYTPAGSPVEIMVGTRQSDGRKTSVIKIRDHGPGISAEEAPRIFERFYRADSSRDRNTGGSGLGLAIVAAIVASHHGTVRVEQTPGGGATMSIELPFEEPDDAGTRDAPPADRAVPPVPLQAPRGPGTTEARSAEPAADRTGRQGNPPSTGGPRD
- the groL gene encoding chaperonin GroEL (60 kDa chaperone family; promotes refolding of misfolded polypeptides especially under stressful conditions; forms two stacked rings of heptamers to form a barrel-shaped 14mer; ends can be capped by GroES; misfolded proteins enter the barrel where they are refolded when GroES binds), giving the protein MAKIIAFDEEARRGLERGLNILADAVKVTLGPRGRNVVLEKKWGAPTITNDGVSIAKEIELDDPYEKIGAELVKEVAKKTDDIAGDGTTTATVLAQALVKEGLRNVAAGADPLSLKRGIEKAVAAVIDQLLVSAKEIETKEEIAATASISAGDPEIGALIAEALDKVGKEGVITVEESNTFGLELELTEGMRFDKGYISAYFVTDTERQETVLEDPYILIVNSKISNVKDLVAVLEKVMASNKPLLIIAEDVEGEALATLIVNKIRGLFKSVAVKAPGFGDRRKAQLADIAILTGGQVIAEEVGLKLENTTLDLLGKARKVVVTKDETTIVEGAGEADAIAGRVAQIRAEIENSDSDYDREKLQERLAKLAGGVAVIKAGAATEVELKERKHRIEDAVRNAKAAVEEGIVPGGGVALIQAGVKAFEGLNLTGDEATGANIVKVAIDAPMKQIAFNAGFEPGVVVDKVRGLPVGHGLNAATGVYEDLLAAGVNDPVKVTRSALQNAASIAGLFLTTEAVVADKPEKAAPAGGGDDMGGMGGMGGMGGF